GTAAATAGAGCAGATTACGTCTCTTCCACAGAAGGAGTCACCCTTACACATGATAACGCAAGACCAGGCAAGTGGGTAgctacgtacctaccttacctaggtaaggtatgcaAATAAATTTATGGGAATTGTGTGCGTAGAAGAAGATAGGCCGATAAAGTTTATACATACTGGTCACAGTCAAGCTCGAGCTGTGAAATTTTCCAGTGGCCATCGTCCTGACAACCAACAGATACCCTTTGCAGGTCCGGCGGGCTGATTCCCTCCCACCTCGAGCCGGGGCCATTGAGGTAGCTGCCAGATCTTCCTCTGCTGTAGCCAGTTTATCTCTGTCGGCTGTACAACTGCGCCTTACTCGCACTCtcaacaatccgggaaagaTGCATAACGGCAGACTTGGGACCATGACACTCATCCATTGTGTAAGCATTGTCCGAAGGGAGAGCTTGAAAGTACGAGGTATACTGCTAGATACAATGGAAATTtccaatttcgaaaaattggTTAAATTGGCTGCAATTTGGTACCGCAACGGTTTTTTGAAGGTGCCTAGGTCCAAATCAGCAAACATAACGGGCAACTGCACTTCTTCAACGCCCAACCTTAAACACGCTAGAATAAGAATTATTGAACCAGTTGTCTGGAGGCGGGCAGAATTGGGCTATGcttagtacctacctaggtaggtaggtatcatTTATGGCAAAGTTCCATGCTCGTTTATTTGGATTTGTAGTCTAGCAGAGTATATTTGCTAGGGACAAGGACAAAACTTGGCGGATCGATCACCTCCCTGCCGACACGAATAGAACCACCAGACTGCAGCATTCACGAGGTTCTGCTTCCTGTGTTGACAGAGCTCGTAGTACCTCGGAGCCTAGCAATAAACAAACTACCAATTTGTAGATGCTGATTTACGTAAGGAGTGATTCGTAAACGACGCTGTTTTGACGATGTGTAAGTCACAGCTGGTCATCTTCTCGTCCTTTCCAAGCAAGCTGTCATGATCCTTGAAGTCTGCTTCAAAACCAAGGGGCTGGGCTCTCTCCAAAGCTCGCTAGTGATATTCCCTCATGGTCCTCCGTAAAATTAAAATACTCTGGGAGGCCGCCTGGGGGCAAAGTAGATATGACAGAATATTGGTAGCACGAGCaattttgcaaacaaaacaaaaagttaGATATCCGCTTGTAGGGCTCGCTCAAATCAGTAAGATGGAAAGCTTGCCACTTGCAGAAAAACATGAAATGTATAAAGCATGAGCACTCTCCTCCCAAATGCCCCAGATCTCCCTCAGGATTCCTATCCCGGCATATCTCCCGAGTCCCTCATTGTATGTATATCTGCTTCCCAAGCAAGATACGCACCTACCATACCCAGACCAAAAGTTGAAAGCAAAGCATCGCTCGCTCTACACCTTTGCTTCATCCCACACTCGTTTACTACTCTATTCTTTCCTGGCAAgatctttttgtttctggcCTTGCCTTTCACATAGCTGCCTACCCAACCTAACTCGTCTTCTCGTCTCGAAAGAACTACCTGAAGTAAGTCACTTGTTTACTTTGTCACATTCTGCTCCCCCCTTCCCCCGCCCCCCTTAATTTGAATGCTTCAATTTTGCCCTAAAGGGCGATTCTGCCCGACGCTTTCCCGTCGACTACTCTGCACTTTCACTCTACTCCCATGTAGCGACTACCTTACTGCTGCTCCCATTTCCGTTCTTGCCAGTACTCTCCTCTCCCATTCTTTCCTTTCATTTCCTATCCTCTCCTTCCCGAGGCTTCTTTTGCTACCAACACACACAGGAGCCAGGGGTGACTCCTGAATATAAATAAAACTGACTCTCGTCCTTTTGTTTCTCGCCAGATCATGTCTTTCAACAACGAAACCGAGCGACAACTGCCCGACCTTCGTTGGAtgaaggccaagaagggcgAAGAAGTCCCATGGGACCCGACCTCGGACCGGCCGTTCCACCCAAAGATGCACTTCTCGGCGGGGGTCGTGAGCCACCCGACAGCCTGGCCACGCCAGTCAGAGGATGGCGGCGACGCCAGCAGCAAGCACAGGTGGACCGGGGTGCTTCCCATGCCCAGGCCCGCCGCCCGCGGCACCATCCTGGAGAAGTACGCCGCCTGGAGATACTACGCCGAGAACCCGGCCGAGGTCCCGTCGGCGCTCGAGGGAAGAGGGCGCGCCGCCGTACGAGGCGGCGCCCACAGCAAGCGGAGCCGCCCGCTTGACTACGTCGAGAGGGCGTTGGCGGCGCTGAACCGAGAGCTGGCGACTTGCTGCGTGTGCCAAAAGTCAAAAATGACTGTGAGTtaatctttttctttttatctaCCCCCGCCGTTTTGGCTGTCTTTGTTGGCCAAGAACAAGGAGACTGACAGCAAGGCCGCCTTTGACCTAGTGCGCCCACCACGATCTGAGCGACCTGGAGCGGGCATACCGCAACATGAAGGGCACCCGCGAGCTGCGCGAGATCGTCGAGAAGACCAGCCGGAACTTCAAGAACGTGTCGGGCAACAACGCCCGATCCGCTGCCAGGCGGAGGAGAGCCGCTGCCCAGTCTGCCTCTCCGAACCTTGTTCAGGATCCCGCTCCTGCCTCTGTTCCTCTCGCCGCTCCTTTCTCCGCTCCCGCCTCTCACCAGGTGTCTGCGCAGGCTCCCCTCCCTTCGGTCTTCCCTCCTCCCGTCTCGGCTCCTCTCCCGCCCTTCGCTCCCTTCGCTCCCGCCGCTCTTCCGGACCCTGAGCACATCTCCCCTGGGACCTCTTTCGGGAGCCTCCCTTCGGACCCTGCGGCTCAGGGCACCCCTCCGGACTTCGATCTGCTCTCCGGTCTTCTCCTCCCGCCGGCGCTTGCGGAAGATTCCTATGCGACCGCCAGCCACACGTGGTCGCATCCGGTTTCTGCACCGGTGGGCTATAGGGGGGCAGATCCCACCTTTATTCCGGATTCCGCTCCGGGCTACTTTCCTCTCCCTCTTTTCGGCTTCGATGCCGCCTCTTTTCCTGCCTCTTTTCCTGCCTCTGCTCCGGTCTACGATCCCGGCTCGTTTCCTGCCTCGGCTCCCGACTTTCCTTGGGATGCCTTGCCCGACGACCTCCAGATCCCCAATCTGGACTTCAACTCCGCCGTCCCTGCCCCTTCTTCATCGGGGCCTTTCACCTTTGCACCGATGGTGGAAGGCCCAGCAAACGGCTTTCGGGCGACGGGCGGCTTTGACATGACGACCAGCGTTGATAATCTGTACAACAGTGCTCTTTCTCAACGCTGATACGTCAGTCAAACCCTGCGGGAGGTACACGAGTTCGGTTGGGTGGACCGTGTTGTTTTATTAGTTTGTTTTTATTAAACTGTTGAAGCGACGGCGTTTTGGATTGCTTTGCATAAAACGTTGTTTTTGGGTTTAGCGTGGCTTCAGCCTAGCGACTTGTTATTTTGGTTCTTTCTTGTCGTTTATTATGTTGGTTATATACCCAGATATTCATGATTAATGCTCACCAAGACCAAGTTCTCCGACATTTGCTTCAAATGCTGTTTATGATGTTTCTCTTTCACCGCGGTGGTTTTGACTGACTCATTGTCAGCTAGAATATGGCTTGGGCACATGTAACTCAATCAAAATATAACATTTCTATAATTTTTTCTCGTCATCTCCTACATCGTTCATCATTCAGCGTGAAGGTCTTCCCATCCCAAGCAAATCATACGCTTCCCGGGTCCATGGCCCAAGAACATCTCCGACTGACGCACCCGCTGGTGCAAACCCAGGCAGTTTCATTTTGATCTTTGGTCGTTCTGGCTCTGCTGGTGTCGGCTCAATCTGCGATGGCAACAGCGCCGCAGCTTCATTGCTCGAAGCCGCCATCATGGTTGCAAGGGCTTGTAAAACTTCTTTGCGCGGTGGCAAATTTGTATCTGCTGGCAGGATGTGCTGAGGAACCTTGCCTTGAGCATCCGACCTGAGAGCTGCCTTACGACCTCTCGTGGCTGGATTGGTGATTCGCGGCCGCGCGCTGATGACTGGAGCAGGGTCCGGAGTCGTCTTTGTGGCAGCCTCTACGATAGGTTTTGAGGCAGATGTTGGCACCGCATTCTCAGCAACGACATCCAAAGTTGTCTCCTGAACCGGATACGCGGTCGTTTTCGCTGTGTTGTCTGGCACCGTCTTCAGAAGAGAACCTGCTGGCAATTTCTCAACAGTTGGATCTGGTGCTCTCTTAGAGGTGGCCGCTGGTGTCTCAATCAGTTGAGCGAGTTCGGACGAGGTGGGAATATCATTAGCAATATTTGGAGGTGACATGGGCGGACCGTGTAGGTTTTCGATGACACTGTCATCTGGCAAAGGGTCCGGGGAAGGGCTGCGCGAGAGTTGCGATGCTATAATTGGTAGAGCAGCTCTCGGTCCGAAAGTAATGGCCGGTGGCTGGTCAAACACCCATCCTATGATCTCTCTACTTTTGACACTTTTGCGACCGAGCTTTTCCAGTCGCATTTGACCTGCTGGAGGTTCCGAATCTTCTCTGACGCAGTCTGAGGCTTTGCTTGACTTAACAGTTTcttgcttctttttgccCTTGGAGATCTTCTTCAAGTTTTGACAAGTTGGAGGTGGAGGAACCCAATCGTTTGAGGCGTCGCTATCGTCATCAAACAGTAGGCCGGCCACATCTGGATGAACATCCCCGATTTTTGGATCTCGTGCTGCCTTGGAGTTACTTTCAAAAACACCATTTGAATCTAAGTCTTCTTCGTCAAGCACGATATGCCTTGCTCTTGCTCTTTTGCCACCTTTTTGGATGGGAGATTTGGCGGCAAATTGAACGGGATCATTGCGGGCCCCAGATGCACTGTTAGTCTCCGATGCGCTATTGGCCGCGCTCTCATTCTCAAGCCCCCTCACTTTGCCTCGCTGTTTGGTTTGGGTTTCTGATGGTTCAATGTGAGCTTGTTCCACCGGCGAAAGATCTTGAGATCCGTCTGTCACGGCTGGAGATGGAGAAGGTCGCCTTGCAAGCTGTTCTGCCGGTTTCTTTCCGCGCTGTTTCTTGGTTTTGGTGGTCAGAAGATCTCTGTCCGACCCCCTAGATGATCCAGCATCTGTATCTTGCGGTTTCATGGCAGCCTCTTTGCTGCGTTTTCTGTTCTCTTGAGGCTGGGGAGCTGACGAGGCCTCAACATTGCTCGACGACAGCATCATCAAACCCCGCTTTTTCCGTGACTTGATCCGTAAGGCTGTCTTTTGCTTTGGTTGCTCTGCCAAATTATCCTCAAGTGGTTCAGGGGGGTCTATTTCAGGATCTGGGAGAGGTTCTGGCTCAGGGGGCCGGCAGCGCGTTTTCGTCATGGCCACATTTTGCGGCCGCGCCGATGGTTTTGGTGGCTTCGATAATGCAGCTGGGGGCGACTTTAATTCGACAATCTCTGGAGAGCTCGGTGGCGTCGACTCTCTTAGTCGTGGTTTCTTGGACACTGGCCGACTCAGAGACCGGGCATGCGGCGGCGTGGCTTCGATATCTGACGCCTGCACAGGAGCTATGCGCTTTTTCGTCGCCTTCTCTGCTTTCCTCACTTGCTGAGATTGCATATCTGCCCTGGCGGACGTTTCAGGAATGCCAGCATCGATGCCATTGTCATTCTCTCCAGTTTcgtcatcctcatcatcatcgaccAGATCAACAACCGCAGGTGTCTTGGGTTCATTTCGACGAGCTGGTTCTGGTTTTTTGACAGGCTGTCCAACCTGTGTTGGTTTCCACTGGGGGTTCGAAGCTGCCGGAGCGGTTGGCCGTGGCGTCCTCTGCCATAATGATGAAGACGGTTGTGAGGAAAGGTGTAATTTGGCACCGAAAAGATTCTGGGCATATCCAGACTTGGCTGGTGGCGACGGCTCACGCCTAGGTCTTTTGGCTGGTCTCGGGGTTTCATCGTTGGATGCTCGCTGGCGCTGTTCGAAAGGCGATTCCGACGGAACCAATGCTCGACCATGATGGCCAGTAGGGGTTCCAAGTAGCTGGTTGAGGGGGACCTGTCTCAGCTGGAAATGGTCGTTGGGTGATTGTCTTACTACCGGCCGCGAGCCACCAACAGACGAGCTCTGCTGCAATCTCGCCGCCACTTTAATGGCCCGTTGTTCTCTTTCTTGCAGCCGCTTATCTACCAGTCCGGATATGTCCTGTTCTTGAGTCCCAACACACTCGCACACCTGGACCTGAGTTCCTCCAGATTCCAGCTCCAATTCCTCTCCATCGGCCAGGTCGTAATCACGTCTCCAATGCATATATCCGACATTGTAACCCCGCTCGTCGTATACCATGACCTTTTTGTTGTATGTGTGAAATTTGAGCCGTCCATCTTGCcatttcttttgcttctttttcagGTCTTTGGTGAACAGACAGATGTATTCGAGAACGGGAGCGGTTGTACCATGCGGAGCGGGGCTGCTAGTTGCGCTCTCCGAGGCCATGTCGAGGCGAATGGCAGGCCCGCAGGGAGCCAGATCGAGGTAATTTTCGACGATAGAAAGCGCTATCTGGCATTAATTTGTGCAGTTTTGCCGCCTTGGGTCATGTCATTGTTGTTCCAACCGCCATGACCTCATTGTTGGCCTGAAATGTTTCGCGTTGGGCAGAGTGGCTTGGGAGTCGCGTCTGAAATGGTGGGGATTCTGGCTCTCCACTTCACGAAGTCAGGTGACTCTGACTCGCCCTCCGGCTTATCGGAGCAGAGAAGGATGTATCGAACCCATGACGTTGCAACCCGCAAATTTCTATTGCCGTGAATCGCTTTCATGCATGCATATTATTTTCCAACGCTGTCAAGGCTGGAATTATCGGGAAACCCCGACTGGGCACAAGACTATCCTGTCATTTGTCATTTGGCTTTGTTGTcttgcttgtcttttttatCTCCTCAATTTCATTTCTATCATCCCGTACACACTGTACATCTGATAAGGGAACGTGCTTGAGCCCCCCACAACGCAAGGTGAGGAGAAATCGGTCCGAGTTTGACCTAAGCTTAGGGTAGCAGTTGACATGTTCAGTGCTACGATATCGGGCCGAAAGTACCCGCGTGGAGAGATTGCAACTGTCCAAAACGTAACCCGCTACACCAACAACCAACAAGTTTTCCAAGAGCTCCAAGGCGATGTAGATCTCTTAATCAATGCTTGACCAACCCTCCAACGTCAATCCTCAACGGCTAGCGCCGGGACTATGGCGGTAGCCAAGATATATATACTTTTGCCTTCCCCATATCTTTCTCCAATTAAACTGGACTAAATTGAGTCAGTATTGTTTCGAAGCATGAAGATTTGCCAACAGGTCATCTAGCCAGGCCAAGTTTTAGTGCTcttctcctccctgcttcccCGCGAAACGAAGGCACGGTGTCCCCAGAACTGTGAATCGAAGACGCAAGAATAAaataagaaaaataaaacgggTGCCAAGAACCGGGACAACCACGGTCCACACACTACTAAACAAATGTTGACCGATGCCTGATTCGGGCAGGCCGTCCTGCACATCTCGACGCAGTTGTTAATGTGGAGAAGTTGTAAAAAATTACGTACTGGTTGGATCTTGTCCCGTCAACCGGTGTTAGATTGTAGATAAAGATTGATAGTTCCCCGGATTTAAAGATCTGGGGAAAAAGCTAGGTTCGATCATctcatcctttattttcttctctttcttccattcctgtttttttcccttccctCCCGGAGTTGCGCCAGCACGGCTATATATCGTTTGGAAAGCACCGAGTCTACAAAACGTAGCGACCATCAACAGACAGCCATGGGTGAAGAAAACGGCACGCGGGGTCGCTATTCTGGCGACGTCGAGTCCAAGGCTGTCGATAATGGGCAGGCGCTGGACATCGACATTGGCCAGGCGAGGACGCTTTCCGCAGATGGCACACCAAACCTGCTCGCGAAACACAACCAACTCGAGCGAGGGCTGAAGAGCAGACACATTCAGTTCATAGCACTGGGTGGAGcgtacgtttttttttgtccaccTGGCAGAATATTCCAGAGAAGATTATGTGCGCGCGCGAGGAAATATTGGGAGCTGACAGCGCTCGTGCCTTGACAGAATCGGAACCGGCTTGTTCGTTGGAAGTGGAAGAATTCTCCAGCTTGTCGGCCCCGCGCCGCTCTTTATGGGCTATTTGTCCATGATGGTCTTGGTTTGGGTGAGTTGAACAGTACCTACAGGCTTTTTTGTTCGCTTGGGCCACGAGGATATGATATAGGGGAAATGCTGGCACTTGTCATGTCATTCACCCTCGGCGTCGCCTCACTTTGCCATATTTTGCCTCCCCCGCATATGCACGCGTCGCTGACTTGCATGTGCCTCAAGAATATTATGAACATTTTGGGAGAAATGTCTACCTTTCTTCCTCTGAAAGGAATTTCGATACCATACTTTGTCGAGCGCTTCGTTGAGCCTTCGCTGGCCTTTGCGACTGGTTGGAATTACTGGTGTTAGTTTGAGCCCCTGAGTTTCTCTCCCTTCACACCTGACATATCCTATTCCGACATGCAAAATGCTAAAATCCGAATAACAATCGTGACAGATGCGTACGCTATGCTTGTGGGCGCCGAGGCCGTGGCAGGCGCGATCCTCCTCGATTACTGGAATACTCCCGTTCCTACGGCAGTCTGGATTACAATAATTCTCATCGTCACGCTGGCACTAAACATCTTTGCCGTGGGAATCTTTGGCGAAGCTGTAAGTTCACACGTCATGGATTTGTATAAACAGTACTGCCCCATGTTGCAGCGTGACTAAAACAATTTTGCAGGAGTTTTGGTTTGCCAGTATCAAGTTCATCAGCATCATGGGCTTGATTCTTACTTCGCTCGTCATCATGCTCGGTGGCGCACCCAACAACGACCGGATAGGCTTCAAATACTGGTACGACCCCGGCGCCATCAAGCCTTATCTCGTTGAAGGAGACGCCGGCAACTTCCTCGCCTACTGGGCAGCCTTTATTCGCGCCGGTTTCGCCTTCATCACCTCGCCCGAGCTGATCGCCCTTGCTGCCGGCGAGACCATGGCGCCCCGTCGGAACATCCCCAAGGCGGCTAGCCGTTTCATCTGGCGTCTCGCCATCTTCTACGGCCTCGGATCGCTGATGGTCGGTGTCATCGTCCCGAGCAACGACGACCGCCTGCTCAGCCCCAAGTCGAACGCCACCTCTTCCCCGTGGGTCATTGGAATCCAGCGTGCGGGCATCGTGGGTCTCAACCACGTAGTCAACGCTGCCATCCTTACCAGCGCTTGGTCGGCTGGAAATGCCTTCCTGTACTCGGGCTCGCGAGTGATGTACAGCTTGGCATTGAACGGACAGGCCCCGGCCATCTTCAAGAGGACCAGCAAGAACGGCGTGCCCTACGCTGCCGTGCTGGCTACTTGGTCCGTTGGACTATTGTCATACTTGAATGTATCGAACAGCTCCGCAAAGGTGTTTGATTGGTTCCAGGCTGTAAGTTGACATCATATTGTTCCACTCTTGGGCTACTGTAGTATTGGAGCGGCGAACTGACATCTGACAACGCATATAGATTTGCACCATTTCCGGTTACATCGCCTGGATCGTGGTTACGATAACCTACATTCGATTCTACGCGGCTCTGAAGTTCAGGGGCCTGCTCCACACTTTGCCGTACAAGACAAAGTTCCAACCTTACGCGACATACTTTACCCTTTTCATGCTCATCCTCCTGACCCTCACCAGCGGTTTCGACATCTTCCCAACCTCAAAGTGGAACGTCGAGAGCTTTGTCGCAGCCTATGTCACACTCCCAATCTTTTTGGTCCTGTACCTCGGGCACAAGATTTGGCACCGGACTCCGTTGGCTCGCAAGGTCGAAGACATTGATGTTACGAGTGGAGTCAAGGAGATGGAGGCGCTGGCTGCAAACGACGAGGAGCCCGTGCCCAAGAACTTGCTGCAAAAGATTTGGTTCTGGATTGCATAAGTTGAATTGGGGAGGGTGAGGTCCATTATAAACAAAAGACAGGCAATAACACGAATCTGTCCAttccatttcttatgtcgtCGATCCCTACTTTTttggggaaaaagaaagcgCCCCACGATGACAGAACTGTTAACGCCGGATCAGCGAACTGCACGGAGGTTTCTCTTGTTCTTATTTCAGGACCCAGGTCCGTGCCTCGGCATCACCGTAATGCTTGCTCGGCTCGGTTTTCCTGTCCATCCACTAATTAGTGGCCAAAAGAAAGGCCCACAGGGCACAGATAGATAGGTAGATAAATAGGtggtagctacctacctagataggCATACGAATACTACAGTAAACGAGGGAACGACAGGTTGCATGACTCTTGTATAAGCCATAGAGTGACTAGGAAATTAAGCTCAAAAGCTAGGGCCAACTAATAGACTACGTGGTAGCAACaatagagagagagagagagagagaaataaGCGCCGTGAGCATTTCTGGAGAGATGCCTCGGATGTTGTTTTGACGGCATCAAATGTACAGGATTCAATTACAAATGAAACGGCTTTATTCCCAAGTATAGCTAGCATGCGGACTACGCTTAATATTCACTGTCCCAAGTTTCCCCTGCCAAGCCAAATTCGCATAAGATAAGAGTGAGGTGAGAGTGGGCCAGCAATCATATTATGCCTAACTATTCACCGACAGCAAATGGAATGTTGTGGCGAGTGTAGCATGGCAGGTGGGCGCGCTTCTTTTGCGGGCGCGGGCG
Above is a genomic segment from Pyricularia oryzae 70-15 chromosome 7, whole genome shotgun sequence containing:
- a CDS encoding proline-specific permease, translating into MGEENGTRGRYSGDVESKAVDNGQALDIDIGQARTLSADGTPNLLAKHNQLERGLKSRHIQFIALGGAIGTGLFVGSGRILQLVGPAPLFMGYLSMMVLVWNIMNILGEMSTFLPLKGISIPYFVERFVEPSLAFATGWNYWYAYAMLVGAEAVAGAILLDYWNTPVPTAVWITIILIVTLALNIFAVGIFGEAEFWFASIKFISIMGLILTSLVIMLGGAPNNDRIGFKYWYDPGAIKPYLVEGDAGNFLAYWAAFIRAGFAFITSPELIALAAGETMAPRRNIPKAASRFIWRLAIFYGLGSLMVGVIVPSNDDRLLSPKSNATSSPWVIGIQRAGIVGLNHVVNAAILTSAWSAGNAFLYSGSRVMYSLALNGQAPAIFKRTSKNGVPYAAVLATWSVGLLSYLNVSNSSAKVFDWFQAICTISGYIAWIVVTITYIRFYAALKFRGLLHTLPYKTKFQPYATYFTLFMLILLTLTSGFDIFPTSKWNVESFVAAYVTLPIFLVLYLGHKIWHRTPLARKVEDIDVTSGVKEMEALAANDEEPVPKNLLQKIWFWIA